The Oligoflexus sp. nucleotide sequence CATCCTCGTTCAAACACAGCTTGCTGGATGTGCGATAGCCAAATTCCGCCGGGCTCGGCACGATCGGATGAATGATCTCTTCCGTATTTTTGCCGGCCGGTACGAAACGTCCGAGCTGCTGACGCACAGCGCGGGTTTTATCGAACAGCTGCTTCACATAGGGAAACTGCTGAAGGCTACAACCGGAACATTTGCCAAAGAATCGGCAGGCCGCCTTCATAAGAATCTCCTGAATAGGGCCCGACAGGATCGAAACGAATCCAGCTGTTTACCCCGCCTGAGAGACTCTGTCAAGCGTCGGGGGACTCTGCCGCAGCCTCGGCCTTGCGCGTCTTCGCGAATTCCGCCTGAACCGCGCCCTTCCCGTGCTTCTGCTCCAGGTGTAAAAGCCCGAAATGATAGCGCGCTGCCGCCACGAAGTAATCACAGAAGAGAGCGTTGATGGTCGCGCCGCCGATGGCTCCGATCAGAGGAACCGACTCCGCCACCAGCTTTTCCGTCAAGGCCAGTTCAAAGGACCTTGCGATCCGGGTAATGAGTTTCACAAGGGCCGGGGCGGCACCGGTATCAAAGGCCCGCAGGATTTCTTTGGCTGATTTTTTCGCCATGTAGGCCGACGCCGTGCGAATCATCTGTTCAAAGGCCAGGCGGGAAGCCAGATAATTGGAATCCGCCGTATCATCTTCTGTGCTTTGCATGGAACCGAGGGTGAAAACATAGAGGCATTGAAGCTGGATATTGGGATCTTCCAGATCCATTCCCCAATGCGCTGCGACATCCGAAATGCCCCGCAGTATCATGGTCGTGGAAATCGGCAGCTCCACGGGAAGCGCCAATACCCCGAACAGGCCTCCCACCGCTCCTGTGACGGCAACGGTCGCCGTATGAAGACGGCCGCTTTTGCGGCTATTGTCCAGCGTACCCTGCCAGTGAATGGCCTTGCCGGTTTTTGTCTGGACGGTTTTGATGGCTGCGATCAGCGCTGTTTGAAGGGATTTCTGCACGACCTCGCTGATTTTGTCGCGGACATTTTCCGGCAGTTTTTTTTGCAGAGCATCCAGGGGCTGACCCAGAACATTCATGGCGCGAATGGTAAAACCGGGATTGTCCAGAAATTTCGCGGCTTCGTGGATAAACGCAATGTGTTCGGGATTCAATGCGGGCAGCGACATGGCACGTCCTATGAGTGAGGATGGCTTTGGATAGGCATTGCAAGCGCTATCAATTTCCAGCACATTTATTTTCTCCAGGCTGCTGGAAAGAGCATGCCAGGGGCAGGACGAGAAATCAATTTCAGGATGAGTGGGTGCGATGAAAGCTGGCAAGATTGACGAGCACAGTTTTATCCAAAAGCTCGGGCCCGATACCCGTATCGTGGTGCTGACAGGAGCCGGTATATCTGCGGAAAGCGGCATCCCGACCTTTCGTGATGCCCAGGATGGACTCTGGTCGCAGTTTCGTCCCGAGGAACTCGCGTCGCCGGAAGGTTTTCGCGCCAACCCCAAACTCGTTTTTGATTGGTATGCATGGCGCCGAAAAAAGGTGCTCGAGTCAAAGCCCAATAAAGGCCATGAGATTCTGGCCCTCTGGGGTCAACAGTTTCCCCATATGACCCTGATCACCCAGAACGTCGATGGTCTGCATCAGGCTGCGGGTAGCCAGGACCTTATCGAAATGCATGGCAGCATCCACCGCCTCATTTGTTTCAAGGAACGTCATCCCTCGCCTTGGGTCGCGGCCAAGGACGGCGTTCCCCTTTGCATGCGCTGCCAGTCGCCGCTACGACCGGACGTGGTTTGGTTCGGTGAAATGCTGGATCGCAGAATTCTTGAGCATATTGGGAAGGCTTTGGCCAACTGCGAGGTCTTTCTTGCCATTGGAACCTCGGGCCTTGTTTATCCGGCTGCAGGTTTTCTGGATGAGGCGCGCGCATCGGGAGCCTTGACCGTTGTCATCAATAGAGAACGCGTGGGCGAGGATCGCTGTGATCTTCTTCTGCAGGGATCCGCTTCGGATATCCTGCAGCGCCTGCAGGATTCCATTCAAGCGCGGCATGTTTTTAAAGTAAGCTCCAGGGCAAGGTGATCAGGGCCATTCTTATGACAATCGAGAGGGGAGCGACAGTCGCGGGAACCACCCAGCTCTCCTGCTGACGCACGGCATGCTCATGGCCGCGGTTGATTTGATACTGCAGATACCAAAAGCCAAAGATGGCGAGAGGCAGGGGCCGAACTCGAAGTTTGAATTCATCATGCAGAGCCTGTCTAAAAACCAAAAGCAGCGTGATCATCAGAAGCGCCGACCCAAACTGCGCCATCAGCACAGTCGCATCCCAGGGCATGCTGCCCCGGGACAATCTGAGGATGGCCAGCAGGGACGTGATCACGACCAGGACGTGCAGAAACGCAGGTGAGAAGAGCCGTCGTCCTTTGTGTTCGGAAAGCCCAGCATGCACAGGATAGCAGCGTACCGCGCTGTAGAGGCCGAGAGTGATGAGATCGAGCAAAACTAAAAGAATCACGGGATGCCGCAATCGCTCCCGAGAGTACTTGGCATCCTGTTTATTTTTCTGATGATGCGGCATGCTTGAAATCCTTTGTTCATAGGCGCTGTGAGTCCTCGACTCGAACGAGACGCCCATGACGGCAAAAGATTGCGCGAAATTTTATAAAAGACCAGAAATTTATGGTTAGGAATTCTTAAACAGAAAAGCAAACGGCCCGCGGGCAGCGATGTCAGGGGTTTAAGGGGAATCGCGGGACTGTTTTCGTGTGAAGACTTTTTGTCGATCAAAACCTTTACGGATTGCCTTTCGATAAAATTCGATCGCGAGTGATGGAAACGATGAGTGCGACGCTGGTCGGAGACTCCGCGTGCAGTAAGGCGTTGCGGCCATGTTCGGTGAAGAGGGCCTCGTGTTCTGTGATCCTCTTTTTTTCGTTCTGCAAAGAAACAGTGAATGATCCCGCGTGGCAGTAGATAAAACATAAGTCATCATATTGAGCTGAAAAAGAAAGTTTTTCCGAAGCTTTCTGCACATGAACGCGTACCTGACCGAAACCATCCCGGACCATGACATTGAAATCTTCCACAGCCCTTCCTGTTAAAACTCCTTCCGTTGGCCAGCCTCCGTGAAACTCATAAGGTTCTAAAGCCTGCAGCTCATGGCGGCCCCGCCCTTCATGCAGCAGATGCATGGGGTCACCGTTCAGCAGGACTATCGTACGCTGGTAATCAGAAAAGACAGAGAACGGTCCCGATGCAGGCACCTGAGCCAGACTGATTCGCCAATCGAAACCTGACTGCACAGTGGCGCCGGGGGGCGCGATGAAGAGTTCTGTTGTCGAACCCGCCCCGTTTTTCCAGGGCATGAACTTATAAGCGGAGGGAGTGAGATGCGTGACTTGATCCGACATGAAGGAAAGACCTCGCTTTGTTGGGTGGCCAGCTTCGGCTCCTGTAAAATACCTGAAGACGCTGCAGGAGTTCCAGACCGTCCTGACCGCGCAGAATGGGTGGATTTTGATCCAGGCGAGGTGCTAGAACGTGGGACAGGCCCGTGTGGCCTGATCTGCTCACTCGCTTAGGAAAGTTGATAGTATATGAGCGTTGCCACTCTCTTTCAGCCTTTCACTCTGAAATCCCTTACCCTCAAAAATCGCTTTGTAATGGCCCCTATGACGCGGTCCTTCTCCCCTGGAGGCGTTCCCACTCCTGATGTGGCCACCTATTACCAAAGACGGGCCCAGGGCGAAGTTGGTCTGATCCTGACGGAAGGCACGGTGGTGAACCGCGTGGCGTCATCCAACGATCCTAACATTCCGCATTTTTATGGTGAAGCCGCGCTGCAAGGTTGGAAGCAGGCCATCGACCTCGTGCGCGAGGCTGGAGGCCTTATGGCGCCTCAGATCTGGCACATGGGTGTGATGAATCCCCATGCCTCGGGTTGGCTTCCCGCGGAACCTTTTGAAGGTCCATCGGGACTTTTGCATACGGGCGTTAAAGGTGGACGCGAGATGACTGTGGCCGATATTGAAGCCACCATCCAGGCCTTTGCAGAAAGTGCCGCGGCTGCGAAGAAGCTGGGTTTTCATGCGGTGGAACTGCATGGCGCGCATGGTTACCTGATCGATCAGTTTTTCTGGGATGTCACCAACCAAAGAAACGACATTTACGGGGGAAAAACCCTGCCTGAACGCAGCCGCTTTGCCCTTGAATTGGTCAAGGCCGTACGTCAGGCCATTGGCCCTGATTGTCCGATTCTGCTGCGCCTTTCCCAATGGAAACCGGGTGCCTTTGATTTCAAGCTCGCCAGGACTCCCCAGGAAATGGAAGCCTGGCTTTCGCCTTTGGCCGAGGCGGGCGTCGATGTTTTCCATTGTTCCCAGCGTCGCTTCTGGGAAGCTGAGTTTGCGGATTCGGATATGAACTTCGCAGGCTGGGCCAAGAAAGTTACCGGGAAAGCCACAATAACCGTCGGATCCGTGGGCCTGTCGGGTGAGTTCATCAAATCATTCCGCGGAGAAAATTCCACGCCTCAGCCGATTGACGAACTTGTCCGACGCTTCGATCGCGGTGACTTCGATATGGTGGCTGTCGGTCGCGCACTGCTCTCGGATCCGCACTGGGTCCGCAAAATCAAGGAGGGCCGCACATCCGAGCTGACCGGCTTCCAAAGTTCCGATCTGCGCCAGCTGCAATAATCCCCTGGGCCGTTTGTCTCCAAAGGTTGGATCCAATTCATGGATCCGACTCTATCAAGCAGTTGAAACCCATAGGAAAGTCTGAATATGGTGCCAACGGCAGACAAATCGGCCCTTTTTTCCCAGTTGATCAAAGACTGGATTTTGGAAAAACGCGGCCGTAATCTTTATGTTCTGGCCAGGAACAGCGGGCTCTCTTATACGAATTTGCGCGCGATTGAAGCGGGTAAATCGGATGTCACGCTTGATACGGCCCTGCGCCTTCTGCGTTACATTCAGCCTGATGCGGCCACGACCCAAACCGTCCTCAATTTCTATCCGGACATCGCGCCCATGCTCGGGCATCTTTCGCAACTGAAAGCCCGCAATGGTTCGTATCGACTTTTGAGTCAAAAGGCCTGTCGCGCTGCGGTCGAAATCTACGGTCGCCGGCGCATTGCCTGCGATGAGCTGCACGGTATCCTGGGGCCCGGTGCCGAGTCGATCGTTGAGGAGCTAACCCAGGTGGATCTGATACGCGTGGAAGAGGATCATTATCTGCCGACGCATCCTTTCTTTCATCTCAGCAGCCCGGATGTTCTGATTCCTTTCATGAGACTCTTTTTGGATAATGTGCATCGCGATGTGCCATGGAACCTTGTGGAAGCCAGGTTCTCGGGACTTAAGCCGGAAGCAGCGGCCGAGGTTCAATCCATCCTGGAGGATGCGCGCCTTCGTGTGATGCGGATCAAGGAAAATCCAGACAACGCCGGGGACCTGACCGTCGCCTGGGGCATGGTCATGACACTTTTTTAGTCTTCCGATCAGGCTGCTTGAGCCACCACACTCAGGTCATCCGAGATTTCCTCGATGGCATGCTCAGCTGTACGCAACGAACAATCCGGAGGCAAAATCGCCAGCACCGTGGCCTGCATCATATGATCGCCGGTCATGGGTGCGGACAGCGGCGTCACCTGCACCGAGGCCACGGATGCCCCCTGCCGTGCCAGCGCCAGCTGAAGTAGTTTGCCGAGTTCCGGATTTTCGAAACCAATCACTTCGAATCGCGCCTGCAGATTTTCCATAGGGAATCCTCCCGCAAGATACTGTGCTGATCCTGATCCTCTTCGGATCGAATTGCGAGTGACAATTTTTTATTTCCTTCAAACGAGCCTGCAAGTCCACTATGCTGAGTCTTGCATCACTCAAGCATTTTCGTTACAAGGAGCCGGAGCAGGTGGAATCGGGAAATGAAGCCGGAGTGCGAAAAACCATCGAAACGATCTATCGCCGGGAAGGACGGCGCGTCTTTGCCAGTCTTGTGCGAATTCTAGGTGAATTCGAGTTTGCGGAAGAGGTCCTGCAGGATGCGTTCGCAGCCGCTCTGGAGCAATGGTCGCGCGATGGTATTCCAGCCAATCCCGGTGCATGGCTGATTTCCGCAGGCAAATTCAAGGCGATCGACGCGATTCGGCGACGGGGCCGATTTCAGAAAGCCATTCCCGAACTCCTGGCTGGTTTGGAGAGTGATGTCGCTCTGCCTGTGGAATGGAGCGAGGAAACATTTAAAGACGATCAGCTGCGCCTTATATTTACCTGCTGTCACCCTGCATTGGCAGCCAACACTCAGGTGGCTCTGACTCTGCGTGAGGTCTGTGGCCTGACCACCGAAGAGATTGCTTCGGCTTTTTTGTCGAGTCCTGCAACAATTGCGCAGCGCATCGTGCGGGGAAAGGCCAAAATTCGCGATGCGAAAATTCCCTATCAAGTTCCTGCGCGCGCCGACCTGCCCGAGCGTCTCGATTCCGTGCTCTCTGTAATTTATCTCGTCTTCAATGAAGGCTACTCCGCGTCATCCGGTGAAACAGTCGTGCGTGCGGATCTTTCCAATGAAGCCATTCGGCTGGGACGGCATATGCTCGATTTGCTGCCTGATCCCGAGGTCAAAGGTCTTCTCGCTTTGATGCTTTTGCATGAGTCGCGTCGCGAAGCGCGGGTGACCGCGGACGGTGACATCATCCTTCTTGAAGACCAGAATCGAAGCCTTTGGAAGCAGCCCTTTATTGCGGAAGGTTTGCGCCTTGTCGAAGCGGCTTTGAATTCGCGTGGATTCGGCATTTATACCATTCAAGCCGCGATTTCTGCGGTGCATGCGCAGGCAGCGACGACCGCAGCCACGGATTGGCCCCAGATTGTTGCCCTTTATGATGTGCTCATGCAGGGGGCTCCTTCGCCTGTCGTGGAATTGAATCGCGCTGTGGCCATCGCCATGCGTGATGGTTTTGAATCGGGGATCGTTCTTGTGGATGATATTCTGCAGCGCGGAGAATTGGTTCAGTATCATCTGCTGCACGCCGCCCGCGCGGATTTCTGCCGTCGCTTGGGGCGTCTGGATGAGGCGCGAAAATCTTACGCAGAGGCACTTTCCCTGGCTAAACAGGAACCTGAACGCCGATTTCTGGCTAAGCGATTGAAAGAATTGGGCTAAAAATTTTTTGCGGGTTCTGTCGATTGCCCCCCTTGCCGGTCGACTAAAGGGTGAGAACGGGGGATCGACCATGAAGTTTATCTGCTTGAAGTATCGGGACGGGCCGCAACCGAGCTCTCTATCAGCTGCCTGGCAGCAGGAAAGCCTTCGCTATGACGAAAAATTACGTGAGCTCGGGCATCTGTTTGTCAGCGAAAGCGTGCACTGCGCAGGCGAAGCGGTTGATATTTGCAGCGTTCAGGGTCAGATCGTGGTCACAGATGACCGGCGCGACTCGCAAAGAAAACAGTATCTCGATGGACTCATGTTCCTGGAAGCGCGGGATCTGAATCATGCCATTATTTTAATATCGAATCATCCCGGAATGAAAACGGGCTGGTTTAAAATTCATCCAGCTGATGATAAAGGGGGAAAACCATGAAGTACATGCTGCTCATCTATTCGCGTGAAGATGCCTGGACCGATGCGGAACGCGCCGATTGCATGGAAGAGTCCCGACAGCTCTGTCACGAACTGGACGCCAAAGGTCAATTCCTGGCCGCATCGCCGCTACACTCCGTGACCATGGCGACCAGCGTGCAGCTCCGTAATGGCAAGCGTTTGATCACGGATGGGCCGTTCGCGGAAACGAATGAGCAGCTCGGCGGTTATTATATCGTCGATGTTCCCGATCTGGATGCCGCCATCGACATTGCCAGCCGCATTCCTGGCAGCAAGCGCGGCACAGTTGAAATTCGTCCTCTATTCGTACTTGAAAATATGCCTACTCTGAAACCTTAAGAAAAGGATGACTCCATGAAAGTTATGGTGATCG carries:
- a CDS encoding EcsC family protein — encoded protein: MSLPALNPEHIAFIHEAAKFLDNPGFTIRAMNVLGQPLDALQKKLPENVRDKISEVVQKSLQTALIAAIKTVQTKTGKAIHWQGTLDNSRKSGRLHTATVAVTGAVGGLFGVLALPVELPISTTMILRGISDVAAHWGMDLEDPNIQLQCLYVFTLGSMQSTEDDTADSNYLASRLAFEQMIRTASAYMAKKSAKEILRAFDTGAAPALVKLITRIARSFELALTEKLVAESVPLIGAIGGATINALFCDYFVAAARYHFGLLHLEQKHGKGAVQAEFAKTRKAEAAAESPDA
- a CDS encoding NAD-dependent deacylase — protein: MKAGKIDEHSFIQKLGPDTRIVVLTGAGISAESGIPTFRDAQDGLWSQFRPEELASPEGFRANPKLVFDWYAWRRKKVLESKPNKGHEILALWGQQFPHMTLITQNVDGLHQAAGSQDLIEMHGSIHRLICFKERHPSPWVAAKDGVPLCMRCQSPLRPDVVWFGEMLDRRILEHIGKALANCEVFLAIGTSGLVYPAAGFLDEARASGALTVVINRERVGEDRCDLLLQGSASDILQRLQDSIQARHVFKVSSRAR
- a CDS encoding HutD family protein is translated as MSDQVTHLTPSAYKFMPWKNGAGSTTELFIAPPGATVQSGFDWRISLAQVPASGPFSVFSDYQRTIVLLNGDPMHLLHEGRGRHELQALEPYEFHGGWPTEGVLTGRAVEDFNVMVRDGFGQVRVHVQKASEKLSFSAQYDDLCFIYCHAGSFTVSLQNEKKRITEHEALFTEHGRNALLHAESPTSVALIVSITRDRILSKGNP
- a CDS encoding NADH:flavin oxidoreductase, encoding MSVATLFQPFTLKSLTLKNRFVMAPMTRSFSPGGVPTPDVATYYQRRAQGEVGLILTEGTVVNRVASSNDPNIPHFYGEAALQGWKQAIDLVREAGGLMAPQIWHMGVMNPHASGWLPAEPFEGPSGLLHTGVKGGREMTVADIEATIQAFAESAAAAKKLGFHAVELHGAHGYLIDQFFWDVTNQRNDIYGGKTLPERSRFALELVKAVRQAIGPDCPILLRLSQWKPGAFDFKLARTPQEMEAWLSPLAEAGVDVFHCSQRRFWEAEFADSDMNFAGWAKKVTGKATITVGSVGLSGEFIKSFRGENSTPQPIDELVRRFDRGDFDMVAVGRALLSDPHWVRKIKEGRTSELTGFQSSDLRQLQ
- a CDS encoding helix-turn-helix transcriptional regulator, whose product is MVPTADKSALFSQLIKDWILEKRGRNLYVLARNSGLSYTNLRAIEAGKSDVTLDTALRLLRYIQPDAATTQTVLNFYPDIAPMLGHLSQLKARNGSYRLLSQKACRAAVEIYGRRRIACDELHGILGPGAESIVEELTQVDLIRVEEDHYLPTHPFFHLSSPDVLIPFMRLFLDNVHRDVPWNLVEARFSGLKPEAAAEVQSILEDARLRVMRIKENPDNAGDLTVAWGMVMTLF
- a CDS encoding RNA polymerase sigma factor, translating into MLSLASLKHFRYKEPEQVESGNEAGVRKTIETIYRREGRRVFASLVRILGEFEFAEEVLQDAFAAALEQWSRDGIPANPGAWLISAGKFKAIDAIRRRGRFQKAIPELLAGLESDVALPVEWSEETFKDDQLRLIFTCCHPALAANTQVALTLREVCGLTTEEIASAFLSSPATIAQRIVRGKAKIRDAKIPYQVPARADLPERLDSVLSVIYLVFNEGYSASSGETVVRADLSNEAIRLGRHMLDLLPDPEVKGLLALMLLHESRREARVTADGDIILLEDQNRSLWKQPFIAEGLRLVEAALNSRGFGIYTIQAAISAVHAQAATTAATDWPQIVALYDVLMQGAPSPVVELNRAVAIAMRDGFESGIVLVDDILQRGELVQYHLLHAARADFCRRLGRLDEARKSYAEALSLAKQEPERRFLAKRLKELG
- a CDS encoding YciI family protein; this translates as MKFICLKYRDGPQPSSLSAAWQQESLRYDEKLRELGHLFVSESVHCAGEAVDICSVQGQIVVTDDRRDSQRKQYLDGLMFLEARDLNHAIILISNHPGMKTGWFKIHPADDKGGKP
- a CDS encoding YciI family protein, with translation MKYMLLIYSREDAWTDAERADCMEESRQLCHELDAKGQFLAASPLHSVTMATSVQLRNGKRLITDGPFAETNEQLGGYYIVDVPDLDAAIDIASRIPGSKRGTVEIRPLFVLENMPTLKP